In the genome of Sebastes umbrosus isolate fSebUmb1 chromosome 14, fSebUmb1.pri, whole genome shotgun sequence, one region contains:
- the junbb gene encoding junB proto-oncogene, AP-1 transcription factor subunit b isoform X2, with product MHDYKLLKQNMNLNLTEPYRNLKNQLRAAEVDPYQTGHHHHDVGSLKLASPELERLIIQNSNGVITTPTPGQYFYNRGITDEQEGFAEGFVKALDELHKMNQMPPPNVSIGAGGVTTSCSAAASSVFGAALQQPEPPIYTTLNAYCPNTSLSSSATSYPTATISYLPPQHHHQHQHQQSAPFHHALPGSALHLPQQQQQQQQQRLVALSLKEEPQTVPDLLSSDGGSPPMSPINLENQERIKAERKRLRNRLAATKCRRRKLERIARLEDKVKGLKNDNVGLSNTASVLRDQVAQLKQKVLTHVSSGCQLMLTSKLEAF from the coding sequence ATGCACGACTACAAGCTGCTAAAGCAGAATATGAATCTGAACTTGACAGAGCCATATCGCAACCTGAAAAACCAGCTGAGAGCAGCCGAGGTGGACCCGTACCAAACCggccaccaccaccacgacGTGGGGTCTCTGAAGCTCGCATCTCCGGAGCTAGAGAGGCTCATCATCCAGAACAGTAACGGTGTCATCACCACTCCGACACCGGGCCAGTACTTCTACAACCGGGGCATCACGGATGAGCAGGAAGGCTTCGCGGAAGGTTTTGTGAAAGCTTTGGATGAGCTGCACAAGATGAACCAGATGCCTCCTCCTAACGTGTCCATTGGTGCCGGTGGAGTCACCACCAGTTGCTCTGCAGCGGCCTCTAGTGTCTTCGGCGCCGCCTTGCAGCAGCCGGAGCCTCCCATCTACACCACGCTGAACGCCTACTGTCCAAACACGAGTCTCTCTTCTTCCGCAACAAGCTACCCCACCGCCACTATCAGCTACCTGCCGCCGCAGCACCatcaccagcaccagcaccagcagagCGCTCCGTTCCACCACGCTCTGCCGGGCTCCGCGCTCCATCtcccgcagcagcagcagcagcagcagcagcagcggctcgTCGCTCTGAGTCTGAAAGAGGAGCCCCAGACGGTGCCCGACCTGCTCAGCAGCGACGGCGGCTCGCCTCCGATGTCTCCCATCAACTTGGAGAATCAGGAGCGCATCAAGGCGGAGAGGAAGAGGCTGAGGAACCGGCTGGCAGCGACTAAATGCCGGAGGCGCAAGCTGGAGCGCATCGCCCGGCTGGAGGACAAGGTGAAGGGGCTGAAAAACGACAACGTGGGGCTCTCCAACACGGCCTCGGTGCTCCGGGACCAGGTCGCTCAGCTCAAACAGAAGGTCCTGACACACGTGAGCAGCGGCTGTCAACTCATGCTCACGAGCAAGTTGGAGGCgttttaa
- the junbb gene encoding junB proto-oncogene, AP-1 transcription factor subunit b isoform X1, whose translation MTLMSTKMEQPFYHDDSFLSAYGHSDAAMHDYKLLKQNMNLNLTEPYRNLKNQLRAAEVDPYQTGHHHHDVGSLKLASPELERLIIQNSNGVITTPTPGQYFYNRGITDEQEGFAEGFVKALDELHKMNQMPPPNVSIGAGGVTTSCSAAASSVFGAALQQPEPPIYTTLNAYCPNTSLSSSATSYPTATISYLPPQHHHQHQHQQSAPFHHALPGSALHLPQQQQQQQQQRLVALSLKEEPQTVPDLLSSDGGSPPMSPINLENQERIKAERKRLRNRLAATKCRRRKLERIARLEDKVKGLKNDNVGLSNTASVLRDQVAQLKQKVLTHVSSGCQLMLTSKLEAF comes from the coding sequence ATGACTTTAATGTCTACAAAGATGGAACAGCCTTTTTATCATGACGACTCATTCCTGTCTGCTTACGGCCACTCAGATGCAGCAATGCACGACTACAAGCTGCTAAAGCAGAATATGAATCTGAACTTGACAGAGCCATATCGCAACCTGAAAAACCAGCTGAGAGCAGCCGAGGTGGACCCGTACCAAACCggccaccaccaccacgacGTGGGGTCTCTGAAGCTCGCATCTCCGGAGCTAGAGAGGCTCATCATCCAGAACAGTAACGGTGTCATCACCACTCCGACACCGGGCCAGTACTTCTACAACCGGGGCATCACGGATGAGCAGGAAGGCTTCGCGGAAGGTTTTGTGAAAGCTTTGGATGAGCTGCACAAGATGAACCAGATGCCTCCTCCTAACGTGTCCATTGGTGCCGGTGGAGTCACCACCAGTTGCTCTGCAGCGGCCTCTAGTGTCTTCGGCGCCGCCTTGCAGCAGCCGGAGCCTCCCATCTACACCACGCTGAACGCCTACTGTCCAAACACGAGTCTCTCTTCTTCCGCAACAAGCTACCCCACCGCCACTATCAGCTACCTGCCGCCGCAGCACCatcaccagcaccagcaccagcagagCGCTCCGTTCCACCACGCTCTGCCGGGCTCCGCGCTCCATCtcccgcagcagcagcagcagcagcagcagcagcggctcgTCGCTCTGAGTCTGAAAGAGGAGCCCCAGACGGTGCCCGACCTGCTCAGCAGCGACGGCGGCTCGCCTCCGATGTCTCCCATCAACTTGGAGAATCAGGAGCGCATCAAGGCGGAGAGGAAGAGGCTGAGGAACCGGCTGGCAGCGACTAAATGCCGGAGGCGCAAGCTGGAGCGCATCGCCCGGCTGGAGGACAAGGTGAAGGGGCTGAAAAACGACAACGTGGGGCTCTCCAACACGGCCTCGGTGCTCCGGGACCAGGTCGCTCAGCTCAAACAGAAGGTCCTGACACACGTGAGCAGCGGCTGTCAACTCATGCTCACGAGCAAGTTGGAGGCgttttaa